Within Pempheris klunzingeri isolate RE-2024b chromosome 24, fPemKlu1.hap1, whole genome shotgun sequence, the genomic segment TCAGTCTGCCTGGCTGCTGCAGGGGGCTACGtctccttcactctctgcaTTTACTTCACTTCTGCTGCTTCATATTCTGCATTTACTGACCTCTtacagtacagtcagacagCCGTTTATAATCCCTGTTTAAAGGAATAAGTCAACATTTGGGAAAATACACCaattcactttctttctcaGAGTTAGCTGAGAGAATTTATAACACTCTCCTATCTGTGCGTTAGATATGTAGCTGTTAGCAGCCtgctagcttagcatacagaccGGAAATAGTCCGGTTCTGTTCAAAGGTAAAAAACAAATTGCATAATCGAAAACTAGACTCACACAAGCCTGGAAGTGTGTAAGAACGTCCTGCTTCACTGTGTGGAAAGTGTGACACTTGACACCTTTTGTACATTTAACATAATTTATATGTAATTACAGGAAGGTTATTTAAGTAAATAATTTAAGTTCAGTTACGTAACGCCCAGATTGAGTCTTTATTTCTAAGCAGCCAGGGTTGTGTGACAGCTGTGTTTAGAGAAGAAAGCCACACTCCCGTTTAGCCTCTGGACCTTCATCAGAGCAAATGTTTGACAAATGGGAATCCTTCATAATGACAGCTAATGGCGCCAAcccattacacagttttagctcgactcgactctgtttggttggttttccagtacagtagcgtaccacctcaaagtgggggggtcgtcatagcaaggcgggccgaaactccggtggtgtaatttgtatgcggtacaaacaaacacaactaaggacgtggagcgtttggtttgtgtgtagccgcttacctcgttcacagaaataataaaaacgcccggtctgTTTCCAgcgttttaaaaatggcgggcTTGATTCTTAcgaacgagtcgctctcatgactctccagtgacgtcactccctgaccaatcagtggcctgcagtatgttgacgtcacattttcggctcgactcagctcgcttggaaccctggcctaaaaaagtacctggtaccaggaacTATCACCTAGTGGAGAACCAGACAGACTGAGTCCAgtcgagtaggtactagtggaaaagcgccataatAGAGGTCACCTGTGCTTTGGCATGCAAGTTTAGTTGGGAAATGCAGTTTCCCATGGTCCAAATACACAGAAGCTTCtacaacatacacacaataaCTGAGGATGAATTAACACAGAAAGCATTTCCTGTGTATTTGAACGTGTGAGCTTCATTTCCTACGTGTACCTGCGTGACTAAGCACAGGCGTGCCCTGTTTGATGTCATCATAAGCTGTGGGATCCTCTACTGGCAAATGTTTACCCCGATGAAAGCGTTTCTCAGTCCTGCACTGCATGTTTCAGACGCTCCAACACTCCTGATTCAGACGATCAGATTGTCATGAAGAagctgcagaagcctgataacggTCCATTCATTTGAAGcaggaaacatttcaaacatgcagggcagcgtGTCCCCAGGACCAGGATTTAGAAACCCTGGCCCagagcagtggttcccaaatgTTTGGTGTCACGTCCCGCTTTGAAAGCCAAAAACACttcatgtctgtctctcatcaGCTTCAGAGAACTTAAACTTTTCTGGTTTCGACACCCCAATGACACgatgctctctcactctccgtCATTAGTTACACTGACGTCTCACGAGCCCTCTGTGAAAAGGTTTATTCAGCTTTAACGTCACTCCACATTCTCCTCCCACCTGCAGCCTGAGACCTTGGCTTCATCTTTAAACGGCTacttttttagaaaatgtcagCGCGTGAAATTTAAAGGGTATTCTGAAGTCAAACGGATGTGTGTTAAACTAAAGGCACCATCTTCTGCTGGCCTCAGGCTCATTTCTGCTGCACAGGACAGATGCTGGGTTTTGTTCTGTCCCGTAAAAAAGCATCAGGAGATAAATTACAGTATTTTGAGCTCCAGACTTTCCTCTTTACAAAGTACAGCATGTTCTTTATGGAGAAGTCTGAAGAAAGGTGtactctctgctctctgtagcGAGCTTGGtcctttttagtcatttcaaccTTCATTTCCCCTTTTGACTTTTCCTTTGCAAGGCCAGACTTCTTCTccttcactgtctgtgtgtctgctgtgatgtATGTGCCTCTGCTCTAACACAGCAcccctcctgtctccctccaGGTGGGGCACTGCTCTCAGGTGGTGTGCCCCCCCTCTCTGAGACAGGACTGagatcagaggaggaggacggcgAACGGGGCGACATGGCTTTCCTCAAAGACCTCCTCAGCCCGGGCCCGGGTGCCAGCGACGAGTTCAGCCGAGAGTGGCAAGATGCTTTCGGGCTGTTTGACCCCCCCAGCGTCCCTCTGTCGAGCACAGGAGCGGCGAGTAGCGGGCCAGCAGCGCGTCCGTCCTCCAACCCCCCCAGCCCCACAGGCTTTCTGCCCTCCCAGCTGCTGGATCACAGTCTGAGCTCCACAGGTCGGCCacactgccctctgctggaggGACGAGCTCACTGCAGCACACGGGTCGATCTCTCTCTTCAATAATTCTTCTCAACCACGTTTTGTCTTGCAGGCTGGTCAACCCCACCTATGTTCCAAGCCCCGCCCCTGCAGCCGCCCTCTGGTCAGAACCAATCAGCTCAGCCAGCTGCAAGTTCAGCAGCCAATGGTAAGCTCTGTCTCATCCTGTGTCCTCGTCcggtcatttaaaaaaaaaaaaaaacctgtaatAAGCTAATATCGGCCCATACATCGGCCTGGTGGATTTATCATTGTAACTCTATTAGACAAGACTCCCAGCATGCATTTCACATCTACCAGTGACAAGCGCGTGAGCTAGAATGACAACTGTGAGCAACGATTTAGTTCTGCAGCTAAATCCAaactaacgtgtgtgtgtgtctgtgtgtgtgtgtgtgtctgtgtgtgtgtgtgtagctgctcCAGTTGGATCCAAAGACATGTCTGCCTGGTTCAACCTGTTCGCAGACCTGGACCCCCTCTCCAACCCCGACGCCATTGGACGCTCCGCCGACGAGCTGCTCAACGCCTAAAGCTGCGTGTGTGATTTCTCTCAAAGACTCAGCAAGTCAACAACCAAGTAAAagaacacacatgaacaaactggcagacacacacacacacacacacacacacacacacacacacacacacacacacacacacacacacacacacacacacacacacacacacacacacacacacacacacacacacacacacacacacacacacacacacacacacacacacacacacacacacactcccgccTTCCTGCTAGCAGGAGAGACGTGTACAAatccacacatgcaaacacacacacacacattagtgaTCCACTGGAAGACGCTATCTTACACTGGAAAGGGAAAACTCTGTCAGCTGAATCGATGGCCAGACGCTCCCCTCAGTGGCTCcggctgctctctgcagcttttGTAACCGACTGTTAACACTACCGTGAAGCCACTGACTCATATGCACACAGCAAACCTCACGTGGTTTGTGTTACTTTTGGCCATCAGTTGTCGCAGCTTCTGTCGATCAGAGAGAGTTTGTGGGTTacaggtttgtttttctgttctctttatGTTCGGATGCGTGTCTGTGTATCTCCATTCACTGCTCAGTGTTTTCTACATGGTAGCACATGATTGTCACATATTAGACATATTGTATGTATGAGATAAGATGGGAGCCGGTGACTGAGCCTgtatttgcacaaaaaaacagcaacagctgaAGCTCGAGCTGCACCAGGGGCCTGTATCACAAAGCAAGATTAGTGGGTTACCCAGCCGTCACCTACGCTGGACAACTAAACAAAGCCAAACCTAAACAAAAGAGCTACAAAACAGGTGTAGCCAAGAGGGACTGTGTGAATCAGGATGTCACGAAACTTCCACAGCGACCCATCTAACAGTCGTTCAGACCGACTGACAGGTTGTCGTCCCTAGAACCACGTCGCCAGCGCATCAGTTAGCTGGGTAAACGACAGGTAGACCTCTTCAGACATGTTTTCTCCAGACCCTAAAGCTCACTTGTCCTCTCAGCAGGAACGACCTTACACACCAAAATGTCACTATGCAAAGCATCTGCCAAACTCACCTCCACCGACTGACGATGCCAGCTGGATCCAAAAAGGcccaataacaataataataatccccACACCTGCCTTCACTATGTGGATATTAATCCTTTCTCCTCCCTTAATCTCCCGCCACATAAAACAGAGCTTCACCTCTTTCACATGAACGATCACGTCGTCCACGAGATCACTGCCGTTGGTCTCGGCGAAGCGGGCGACTCACCTGGACTTGCTTTGTGACGCAGCAGCCCCGTCACGTCTCTCCTGTCGCCTGCTCGCTGAACGCAGCGAAGCAGGTAAAAATAGGGGTGCGTTTGAAATCATCTTCAGTACCAGCCGTCGTTTAAACGGCACAATCACAAGTCCAAGACCAAGAAAAACGTGTGAAGGATGAACAACTCTGTAAATTGTAAAGTAGGACACAGGAATTAGATTATTtttggggtgggtgggggggggagttaTTTAAATTCTATCAGTCTGCAAATAACAGCACCTGAGCTGCatcaaacagcatttatttGCAGATTATATCACTCTTTACCAAAtcagatgtttttgttgtgcAGTACACTGACAAAGTAACTCTATGAAATAacactgtaaaatactgtattttttgctctgtgtgttgtgtattttgAGAATTCAGATGGAAATATATTCTGGTTTTATGGGAACACTGGAGAACTGTTACCATGTCGTAAGATGAATTAAAACGTACCTGATGTGGATTCCGTTCCCACCGACTGGGGGGGAAAAACGACCAAGACTgacatttttgaatgtttgtgaaTTGGTTGAGTGAAGACGTGGAGTTGTTGTAGGCTTCTGAGATGAGCTCCGTGGGTCATTTATCCGAGCTGCTGAGATGTGAACATGACGTCCTCACTTACGACACACTGTACGCACACTTGCGGAGCCGAGGCGATCAGAGTGCATCATGGGGGAAAAATGGTCATGTTTTGTCGGTCTctggaagccttttttttttttttttttttaatacaagcTGCACATCAGTGTCTCTGCTTCACTGCAGCTTCTATTaattttcctcttctttttgatGTGACTCATGGACACAAGGTGCAGCCTGTCAAAGGGGACGACGTTTTAGTGTTTCTGTCACATCACATATTAAACTGTTAATttacacactaaaaaaaaaaaagaatgtatttCTCAAGTCAATCACAAATGCTTTATTTAATTCAACTATgcctttttatttcactcaaGGGGTTTAACAGATGAAAACTTGGCAGTTCTGTTTCCAATAAACTGGACAAGCAAACAAAGAATCGCTGTGTTGAGTTTTTCTTGTGCGGAGCCTCATTCCAAAATGCAGTTTAtccactttgaaaaaaaaaataattatctgAAATAAATCTGTATTATGTATGaatctgctctttttttgtgttgtaaACAGGCTAAAAACGACAAAGAGGAACATGTTGTCGTTGGTTGTGATTGTTTTTCAGCAAGTGGATATCTCATTTTGGAACAGAACTCATCGTTTCATCactaatttcatttttttgtttttctttttttagaaatattgcTCGTGCCAAATCAGATCACAGGATAAATAACATCCACACTTGTCTCTACTTCTACTCTGCTACAGCTTTCCATCACTCGGCATTCCCACGCTGTGAGGCTACATAGATAGCAGCTGTTGGTTTGCTCTCTTAATAGTAGTGTAGACTTGTTAGTGTGCGCTGAGAAGTTAGTATATGTCTTCTTTTTGTATCCTAGTCACTACAACCTGAGATGGACGATGTAATCTATTCTGGATTAAAATTCTCTGCAGACCCAATTAAGACTcctgataaataaatacattattattcaCAATAATGAGACGTAGTATTTCACAGTACTCAGCGGAGAAAaagcaggagggggaggaggagggggggttatATGGTACAGCTGTTGACTCATTCAGATACATATCTTTGTCAGCCGATAATACAAACACAGTGTGCCTCTATATTTACATATCCAGTACATTCCTATCCCACCATAGCAGGCACAGTCGAGTAGTAATGACATACACGGGACGAAGGGCCGGGCCGTGGAGAGGCTGCCAGCAGCTACACTCAGAGTAATCCGATTACAGCTCACATCCAGATGCGTCGTCAGTCTGGTGCGCTTCTCCGTGCCCGGGGCCCTGCACGCCAGAGGGAGCCCGTCCTGCAGAGGAGGGCGAGGCGAGGCCCCTCTGGACGCGTTTCACAACAACACTGAGCAAGACAGAGGGTGTGGGGGCAATACGGTGACggtgggaggggagagaaaagagctgGGAGAAGGAGGTGGCTGTGATGGAGGTGGAGTAAAAAGGGGATATTTAGAGCAAAGGCTGGCGCTTGGGAAGGAGGGGGGCAAGCAGACACAGGTTGAACACGCTGCACACATCATAGCCCTGGCCTGTGTTTCCCATAGACACACACGAGCCGCCAGGGGACCAGCTCACTGCTACCTGTTGGTGTAGCTAATGACAAAGGCACCCGCTTGTACCAGTTTACAGACAGCTTTCACTGTAAACAGCTGATCAAAGCACAGAACACATGTCTGGATCTAGTTCACAGGTGGTCTGAATATATACTGCATCTCAGAGTGGGCTGTGTATGTCCTCCGCTCGTCCctgcctttctgtgtgtgtctatggcCATCATAGTGCAAACATCATGTGCTACATGAACAAACATGATCAGAGCACTACGCTGGTTTAGCGAAACTGAGCGGTCTAAAATATCAGGCACATTTTTAACTTCTCCTTGTCGCGACCGTTCAAGTTTTGCTACGATATATCTGGCAGCACCAAAAGTAGCCTCCGTGGTCAAACTCTAGGTCGCCAAGGAAACCAgcggcctttttttttttttttttttttcgtaatGGAAGGCATATTTCATATCAAGAGAAATAACTACAGATAGAAAAAGAGATATGTCCGTGGAAAGGCGCCATGGTATAATACGATGAAATAAAAGAGTCTGTCCTTTCGCCACTTTTCCTCCCGACAAACAGGAACATAACCAGCACTAAAGGTGGGAGAAAGCGATGAAATGTTAGCTGCAAACGCCCGTGCGGGGCTGCAGGACTCTCACGTTGTAGTcgtctgaggaggagaggcagtggGAAGCGCTTTTTCAACAAGATAAGGACATCAGAGAGAGCTTAGCTGGCATGCtgaaggcatttttttttttggagcagaAGGGTTGTTGTTTCCTAGTttcgaatgtgtgtgtgggagtgggGGTCTTTTAGGGGCCGTGGGGACTTGAAGCCCTCGCGGGCCGTCAGAAGCTCTCGGGCTCCTCCAGGAGGCAGGGCTGGGTGGACAGAGGCACGAGGGACGGGGACAGGCTTCGGAGGCCCACCCCGGAGCGAAAGCTGAGGTCCGGGGCGGGGAGTAAGGGCTTGAGGATGCTGACGAGGCAGAAGGCAGAGCCGCTGTTGGGGATGAAGTTGACCTTGTTGCGGTCGGGACACAGGAAGGGAGGGATCTCCTGCAGAGGTTTGGGCCTGGAAACACGCACGCAAGGCCACATTTAGCCTTCATAACAGAGGCACTAACACCAGTACAAGTGCTTACATCACCTTTACAAGAAATGTTCACTGTAGTCATTTCATCCATTATTCATGTAAAAGTATTGATTAAAGCAGCTTCAAATGtggtttattcattttaaggtCATTTCGGCTGATGTGCTGCAGAATCTAAAACATTTCCAGTCTTGGGGGCTTTTCTACTCACATGGACTCCTCGAACACTTTGACCTTCTCGCAGCCCTCTGGAGGTTCTCTCTTGAACATGTAGCTGTTGTTGGGTCTGGGAGAGGCGGCGTATTTAGGCAGCGGGGAGTAGGGGCCCAGCTCTGAGGACAGGCAGAGGGGGGAgactggaggtcagaggtcagggtcagctCCAGATCAGCCTCAGAGAGACTCTGGCGGCACGTgtacgatgtgtgtgtgtgtgtgtgtgtgtgtgtgtgtgtgtgtgcgttggtCACCTTTGTCCTCATAGGGGCTGCCTCCACCCGTGTCGTTGAGGACGGTGAGGTAGGAGGGCGAGATGGAGTCGGGGCGGCTGCTGCAGTTGCTGTGGTTACCACTCAGGCCGCCCCCTGAGGGAGTCTGTGTGTCGATGCTGcgggtgctgctgctgcgctgcGGGGGGACGGGTGGGGGTGCACGGTGCCCATCTGGGACATCCTGTGGCTGttggacaaaacacacacacacacaaatgaggtCACAATAACAACCCTGCACCGGGGGCTTAATGCCCGGCCAGTGGTGGGTGGGTGAGTCCTTAAAAAACCATGAATGTTAATTACTTCAGTGAAGAACAAAACGTCTTCAGGAAGGACAAAACATTGAACGGTATATTCTCCGTAACCCAAATCTCTTAGTTAAAACTCACAACGATGGTTTCTTCCTTCTCAGGGGTGTCCTGGATGGTGATGCGTTCAATCTCCTGGTTGAGACCCTCCACGCTGTTGCGGAAACGAGGCGCCGACGACTTGGATATAGGGATGGGGATCAGAATGGTCTTGGGCATAGGTGACTGTGAAACATgagacacagcacacacacacacacacacacacacacacacacacacacacacacacacacacacacacacacacacacacacacacggctgcgGTTAATACAGAGTCTGCACCACTCTGTTTCCAATGCAGCAGCGAGCAGGGAAACGCTgccacacacagaacaaatctaaatataaatacactctTCATATCTCTGCAGCTGTAGTTTTTCTTGTGCAGCAAACCCAAAGTATCCATTAATCATAAATATTGAAACAAGTCTAAGAAAGCAGAGACTTGGAATCATTAACTCAATGGTGCATTCCTTAGGACAGCCTACTTTGACAAATAACAGAACCATTACCTgattctcctcctcccacacattGACATAAACCTTtcaacacacatttcacatttcaaaagctCGGCACGTCACAGTTTTAAAGAGGAAGCTCTCGCAGCGTTCCACAGAATGATTTTCTCCTCAGTTATCGGCTTCTTATTTGTAAAGTAATGTTAGAGATCACAAGACGTCCCCCAGTGGGCGTCAACAAGGACTGGCATCCTGACCGGTCACAGTTTATTACTTGGAAAAGTGTGTGAGGAAATACTGCTCCATCCCAAAACTTTCATCCGTAAACGATCCGCTGTGGATTCATGGATGTTTATTCACAGCAGACACCGTGGACGATGATATCTCTGGGATGTGGATCCTGTTTGTGTGCTCAGACACCACTGTGTTGTGACTCAGACGgggaatgttttctttttttccccctcagatTGCACAATTCACCTCACGCAGTATCTTTGCCTCTGGTCTCGCTCTCTGGGCCTCCCCTTCAACTCTCCCACCTCACAGTTTGTCTAAAGACTGAAGGGAGCGAGGAAGAGCTTCTCCTCTTCTGATTTATGGTCAGTAACATGTATTTGTAGAGGGACTTATGATGTGATATCTCAGTCTTTCTGTAactacaaaacagaaaatggaaagTCTTTATCTTCGTGTCACTCCAGGCACATACAGTGAGTGTGTTCCTGCTGTTCTTTGTATCGGTGAATGAGCCTGTGAGAATGAGGTTTTGTGAGAAGCGTTGCCTGACCATCAGCCAGAcctcctttctctttgtctcagGAGGAGGCCCAGAAAGCAGGACAGCTGCACTCCAGCAGACTCCGCGGGGAGCGCACGGCCGCCTCCGCCGCTGTCGGCGACACACGCACAGCGCGGCAGGAGTGGGCATGGGGagcgcgtgtgcgtgtgcgtgacTGTCCGCGGCATTCGAGGAACCCACTTTAACTGACTTTCTGTAAACCAGAGGCCGTTTAAAAGCCAACGTCACATTTCAAATTAACAAGAGACACGCGCGTCAGAGCCGAATAGGGACAT encodes:
- the fam117ba gene encoding protein FAM117B, translated to MGVGEPRSLLPILLSVSRHRVQLWPSQGALAGSHLTGPWPQDDSQHQHVPYMRDKATQTPRAWADERRRGSHKRSASCGSTDQLKEIAKLRQQLQRSKRSSRHRRDKDRKSPFNGSHAIIQSQSPMPKTILIPIPISKSSAPRFRNSVEGLNQEIERITIQDTPEKEETIVPQDVPDGHRAPPPVPPQRSSSTRSIDTQTPSGGGLSGNHSNCSSRPDSISPSYLTVLNDTGGGSPYEDKELGPYSPLPKYAASPRPNNSYMFKREPPEGCEKVKVFEESMPKPLQEIPPFLCPDRNKVNFIPNSGSAFCLVSILKPLLPAPDLSFRSGVGLRSLSPSLVPLSTQPCLLEEPESF